In the genome of Pseudomonas sp. LBUM920, one region contains:
- a CDS encoding PadR family transcriptional regulator, whose translation MREHPHQRDHGDGRDGFEKRPGRERGGRGPRVFAPGDLKLLLLALIGEQPCHGYDLIRQIEGLFDGAYSPSPGVIYPTLTFLEESELVTGDTEGGKKRYTITDAGRLSLSEQAIALEGVRMRIDVSKRSLRGHDRPPEIHEAVHNLRHALQLHHGRWSPEEIARVAALLNSTAQAIVDGPAVQPVQGKAQ comes from the coding sequence ATGAGAGAGCATCCCCACCAACGCGACCACGGTGATGGCCGTGACGGTTTTGAAAAACGCCCCGGCCGCGAACGCGGTGGTCGTGGTCCACGCGTGTTTGCCCCTGGCGACCTGAAATTGCTGCTGCTGGCCTTGATCGGCGAACAGCCCTGCCACGGCTACGACCTTATCCGTCAGATCGAAGGCCTGTTCGACGGCGCCTACAGCCCCAGCCCCGGCGTGATCTACCCGACCCTGACCTTTCTTGAAGAAAGCGAATTGGTGACCGGCGATACCGAAGGTGGAAAAAAACGCTACACAATTACCGACGCTGGTCGTCTTTCCTTAAGTGAGCAGGCGATTGCCCTGGAAGGCGTGCGCATGCGCATCGACGTCAGCAAACGCTCGCTGCGCGGCCATGATCGCCCGCCCGAAATCCATGAGGCGGTGCACAACCTGCGCCATGCCTTGCAGCTGCACCACGGGCGCTGGAGCCCGGAAGAAATCGCGCGTGTCGCGGCGCTGCTCAACAGCACCGCCCAAGCCATTGTCGACGGCCCGGCCGTTCAACCAGTCCAGGGGAAAGCTCAATGA
- a CDS encoding CS1 type fimbrial major subunit yields the protein MFKKFAIAAPLAAMALSSMAFAAGEANHTVNIKASIPTTVFHVQPRDPNWGRDEAMAYNLANGELAPLSAVYDMRNTNGSIHAYIDGGPAVLFNGDATQNIPLTATLNGVVLSGTPQEVVNEADATPGLGAVLRIDAAKPSATQRGNYTSVMPLVFDAVLPAL from the coding sequence ATGTTCAAGAAGTTCGCAATCGCTGCCCCTTTGGCTGCCATGGCGCTGTCCTCCATGGCGTTCGCGGCCGGTGAGGCCAATCACACTGTCAATATCAAGGCGAGCATCCCGACCACCGTGTTCCATGTGCAGCCGCGCGACCCTAACTGGGGCCGTGACGAGGCCATGGCCTATAACCTGGCCAATGGCGAGTTGGCGCCGTTGTCTGCGGTCTACGACATGCGCAACACCAACGGGTCTATTCACGCTTATATCGATGGCGGCCCGGCAGTGCTGTTCAACGGTGATGCCACGCAAAACATTCCACTGACCGCCACCTTGAATGGTGTGGTGCTCAGTGGCACGCCTCAGGAAGTTGTCAACGAAGCTGATGCCACGCCGGGCCTGGGCGCCGTACTGCGTATCGACGCCGCCAAACCTTCGGCGACTCAGCGTGGCAACTACACCAGCGTCATGCCGCTGGTATTTGACGCGGTGCTGCCAGCTCTTTGA
- a CDS encoding TcfC E-set like domain-containing protein, whose amino-acid sequence MFPMTPIAAALALFFCVGALAAPNSGVENPGSLIAQAQGLPTGFSDHFFDVPLAVRVDLDQQLLGEALIVLSRDDRVTLLEFTDVGDSKVPLATRDTWQAILEKGVALGACSQACPAQMLSTHYSLESSQLSIITQNVEHADDAPRYYAQPEGGSRGLIVNNQLNLNGGQDEDLGGRYGLQASASLGNWSQVFNLQLARQSGDEEHLRHAIHELYTQRELEGRFLRLGHFTPNSDGLTRQLRSFGASPDTALGVMYGSSDTLAINNAKASVYPIYVTANRQASVEIYRNGLLLNSQSVAAGLQTLDTRPLPGGIYEVQVRLVEDGVTVSTSQELVYKPSNWRNADDRWRYNVFAGRETKLFSNWDDQASGAITTGASVNYLLHPRVILGLSAREVREQLQYGGSVDWTVANNTSVYANVYETQEHGTGMDLQALYTLGTTNLVFSHNRSWLDTRDTYDTLPDGTRLRRNTFVGETSNTALSVNHRVDALNSWNVRLSHSQGNVEGAGLDLGWNRRSTLMGSDANWRFSAFDRPGTNGTDDQRNRGIDVTLSLALGTDGRQVSGSVGSRTARDGGRDNNASITLRQDLTDHLLQSVSATAITDTYGVGLSSTASFSTDTVSGDGFLQRSSFNNKFTGGLNLNSTFVAGADKALLTSQYHGTGAGMIIDVETDLDAITLRADDVSGGGAVLRPGRNFVPLAAYKSSSVNFDFDGNHPPAANIQPARTTYHLNKGGVDYRKVTVLKTVSVLGRLLDAQGRPLKGHHVINHASRGVSEVDGFFSMEMSASSPTLQVRYQNQLLCQFRLDPANAPNENDVLMIGDLRCTPDTLADANFSVETAG is encoded by the coding sequence ATGTTCCCGATGACTCCCATCGCGGCGGCGCTTGCGCTTTTTTTTTGTGTGGGTGCCCTGGCGGCGCCGAATTCCGGTGTTGAGAACCCTGGCAGTCTGATCGCTCAGGCCCAAGGCCTGCCCACCGGGTTCAGTGATCACTTCTTCGATGTACCGCTGGCCGTGCGGGTCGACCTTGACCAGCAGTTGCTCGGCGAAGCGTTAATCGTGTTGTCCCGGGATGACCGCGTCACCCTGCTCGAATTTACCGACGTGGGCGACAGCAAAGTCCCACTGGCGACCCGCGACACCTGGCAGGCCATCCTTGAAAAAGGTGTGGCGCTGGGCGCATGCAGCCAGGCGTGCCCCGCGCAGATGCTGTCTACCCACTACAGCCTCGAGAGCTCGCAGCTTTCGATCATCACGCAAAACGTCGAACACGCCGACGACGCCCCGCGCTACTACGCGCAGCCGGAAGGCGGCAGCCGTGGCTTGATCGTCAACAATCAACTGAACCTCAATGGCGGCCAGGACGAAGACCTCGGCGGGCGTTACGGCTTGCAGGCGAGCGCCAGCCTGGGCAATTGGAGCCAGGTGTTCAACCTGCAACTGGCTCGCCAGAGTGGCGACGAAGAACACCTGCGCCACGCGATCCACGAGCTGTATACCCAGCGCGAGCTCGAAGGACGTTTTCTGCGCCTGGGCCATTTCACGCCCAATTCCGATGGCCTGACCCGACAGCTGCGCAGTTTTGGCGCCAGCCCCGACACGGCCCTGGGCGTGATGTACGGCAGCTCCGACACGCTGGCGATCAACAACGCCAAGGCCAGCGTCTATCCGATCTACGTCACGGCCAATCGTCAGGCGTCCGTGGAGATCTACCGCAATGGCCTGCTGCTCAACAGCCAGTCAGTGGCGGCCGGCCTGCAGACGCTCGACACCCGCCCACTGCCCGGCGGTATCTATGAGGTGCAAGTGAGGCTGGTGGAAGACGGCGTGACTGTCAGTACTTCCCAGGAACTGGTGTACAAACCGAGCAACTGGCGCAATGCCGACGACCGCTGGCGCTACAACGTGTTTGCCGGCAGGGAAACCAAATTATTCAGCAACTGGGACGACCAGGCCTCCGGCGCCATCACCACCGGCGCCTCCGTCAACTACCTGTTGCACCCTCGGGTGATTCTTGGGTTGTCGGCACGTGAAGTGCGTGAGCAATTGCAATACGGCGGTTCGGTGGACTGGACCGTCGCCAACAACACCAGCGTTTACGCCAACGTGTATGAGACACAGGAACACGGCACCGGGATGGACCTGCAGGCGCTTTACACGCTGGGCACCACCAACCTGGTGTTCAGCCACAACCGCAGCTGGCTCGACACCCGCGACACCTACGACACGCTGCCCGACGGCACGCGGTTGCGGCGCAACACCTTTGTCGGCGAAACGAGCAACACCGCGTTGTCGGTCAACCACCGCGTCGATGCGCTCAACTCCTGGAACGTGCGCCTGTCCCACAGCCAGGGCAATGTCGAAGGCGCCGGCCTGGACCTGGGCTGGAACCGGCGCAGTACCTTGATGGGCAGCGACGCCAACTGGCGCTTCTCGGCGTTCGACCGACCGGGCACCAACGGCACTGACGATCAGCGCAACCGTGGCATCGACGTCACGTTGAGCCTGGCGCTGGGCACCGATGGTCGCCAAGTCTCAGGCAGTGTCGGGTCTCGCACGGCGCGTGATGGCGGCCGTGACAACAATGCCTCGATCACCTTGCGCCAGGACCTCACCGACCACCTGCTGCAAAGCGTCTCGGCCACTGCCATCACCGACACTTATGGCGTTGGCCTGTCGAGCACGGCCAGCTTCAGTACCGACACGGTCAGCGGCGACGGCTTCCTGCAGCGCAGCTCGTTCAACAATAAATTCACCGGCGGCCTGAACCTCAATAGCACGTTCGTGGCCGGCGCCGACAAGGCGCTGCTCACCAGCCAGTACCACGGCACGGGCGCGGGCATGATCATCGATGTCGAGACAGACCTCGACGCCATCACTCTGCGCGCCGATGACGTCAGTGGCGGTGGCGCGGTCTTGCGCCCCGGTCGCAATTTTGTGCCGCTGGCCGCCTACAAAAGCAGCAGCGTCAACTTCGATTTCGACGGCAATCATCCGCCCGCCGCCAACATCCAACCGGCGCGCACTACGTATCACTTGAACAAGGGCGGTGTGGACTACCGCAAGGTCACCGTGCTGAAAACCGTGTCGGTGCTGGGGCGTCTGCTCGATGCCCAGGGTCGGCCGCTCAAGGGGCATCACGTGATCAACCACGCCAGCCGTGGGGTCAGCGAGGTGGACGGATTCTTCTCGATGGAAATGAGCGCCAGCTCGCCCACCCTGCAAGTGCGCTACCAGAACCAGTTGCTCTGCCAGTTCCGCCTCGACCCGGCCAACGCCCCGAACGAAAACGACGTGCTGATGATCGGCGACCTGCGTTGCACCCCCGACACGCTGGCCGATGCCAACTTCAGCGTGGAAACCGCCGGCTGA
- a CDS encoding molecular chaperone gives MKQAVLWIGLFLCALGAQAAPAINVGVVYDYLEQDRSSYLKRVSNTGTSTAFIRVDVLEIVYNADGTHREVPVASLTDGDGNATRRDGLMASPARLIVPANGRQGTRLLYMGARDKERYFRVRFIPVVPEKDDNFAITDEERADYKDSLAAGINVMAGYGTVFFVRPKATRFDTQINQTANQYQLRNNGNSVVVLDEFRDCSLTAKSDCLPTTKHHILPGRQLVFEKKTGRTYGFQLIEGQNKKPVTVNSNG, from the coding sequence ATGAAACAGGCAGTGTTATGGATCGGGTTGTTCCTTTGTGCCCTCGGTGCCCAAGCGGCCCCGGCGATCAACGTCGGCGTGGTGTATGACTACCTCGAGCAGGATCGCAGTTCCTATCTCAAGCGCGTGTCCAACACCGGCACGAGCACGGCGTTCATCCGCGTCGACGTGCTGGAGATCGTCTACAACGCCGATGGCACCCATCGCGAGGTGCCGGTTGCATCGCTCACCGACGGCGATGGCAATGCCACCCGACGCGACGGCCTGATGGCGAGCCCGGCGCGGCTGATCGTTCCGGCCAACGGGCGCCAGGGCACGCGCCTGTTGTACATGGGGGCAAGGGACAAGGAGCGTTATTTCCGTGTGCGCTTTATTCCCGTAGTGCCGGAGAAGGACGATAACTTCGCTATCACCGACGAAGAACGGGCCGACTACAAGGACAGCCTCGCGGCCGGAATCAACGTCATGGCGGGTTACGGCACGGTGTTTTTCGTGCGACCCAAAGCCACGCGTTTCGATACGCAGATCAACCAGACAGCCAACCAATACCAGCTGCGTAACAACGGCAACAGCGTGGTGGTGCTGGATGAGTTTCGTGACTGTTCGCTCACCGCAAAAAGCGACTGCCTGCCAACCACCAAGCATCACATCCTGCCGGGGCGCCAGCTGGTGTTCGAGAAAAAAACCGGCCGCACCTACGGCTTTCAGCTGATTGAAGGGCAGAACAAAAAACCGGTCACAGTCAACAGCAACGGGTGA
- a CDS encoding CS1 type fimbrial major subunit, whose protein sequence is MVKQLTRLALFAVLVLVAAQAWAIESRHAFDVSVTIPVHDAYVLPSEPDWMGHDQVLAWNLVTAELSRLRKNFDVKNLTGAVAARLGAEPYLFSGRQRIDLQVLFNKVPLTLESTEVVNAAEARVGRRAELEIAAIKPVDGYVAGDYYGTVQIVFDFLAP, encoded by the coding sequence ATGGTCAAGCAACTGACAAGGTTGGCGCTGTTTGCAGTGCTGGTATTGGTGGCCGCCCAGGCCTGGGCGATTGAGTCCCGTCACGCGTTCGATGTGTCGGTGACGATACCTGTGCACGATGCCTACGTGCTGCCTTCCGAGCCCGATTGGATGGGGCATGATCAAGTGCTCGCCTGGAACCTGGTGACCGCTGAGCTGAGCCGCCTGCGCAAGAATTTTGATGTTAAAAACCTTACCGGCGCAGTGGCTGCGCGGCTGGGGGCCGAGCCCTATCTGTTCAGCGGTCGCCAGCGGATTGATCTGCAAGTGCTGTTCAACAAGGTGCCGCTGACCCTGGAGAGTACCGAAGTGGTCAACGCCGCCGAGGCGCGCGTGGGGCGGCGCGCGGAGTTGGAAATCGCCGCGATCAAGCCCGTCGACGGGTACGTGGCCGGGGACTACTACGGCACGGTGCAGATCGTGTTCGACTTCCTGGCACCTTGA
- a CDS encoding dermonecrotic toxin domain-containing protein, whose amino-acid sequence MPTDSCALPFQGRHFELIQNALPAWVKGTTAARIGALKRQGLPSAAPYPDTSPAQHVSLKRAVADHWHAQAPLDKRLGPLNDLRAFAEPLLKRALFTHYGEVDVRNTWLRVYVDGSNAWWVIDVSRGVQSKTLSLLDMALHNFAAGDTFVDHAFLGPEDARGQRDSLSIRGRPGGPLLTAQRFKAVCRSLDIGGLYQARLQAALGFDQPALARTVRDEVVSQLKADLRSSAHLGLHSGHLANDAHHALLRFIATPLGLSLDGHTLKCHTLSLAGCQLSGIVLFATPAEQGSARGRLIAWVPQDPEHPLKQYPSPIAFVEELTRQLHSGPAYQAFFSQFVAHAERGVFFSRLQSRAHLPLRLLDIDRDYPNRAADPARDDPWNYLHRVKLNKIVNDARELAVSTAYVDRLARWAWWDNLEQILSDVLNAALLVVTPFVPVVGQLMLAYSAYQLCDDVFEGLLDWAQGNAQEAGEHVLGVAENLIQLALFAGAGKIGEVARLKLSAFVEGLHPVQQADGTLKLWNPDLAPYAQSSTQGPTDKTLLPLEDRHYHVRHDARADEHRVVHPTREQAYQPWVRFNADGAFLHEGEQPQRWDSQTLMRRIGPRVQDFSDQQLADLRIASGTDEDVLRAMHLYNQPLPPLLAASLGRLGAQRYPEAISRKVRAGAPLPNGPSSDWFPQLITELPGWPQDHALKVCLNDDLSGPALTFGNVNATQARTLTLSLSQTLSGTLPEQVLAFLDDAALRNMLNGDVPKDLRLTTLRDQLADRVLSNAPEIADKVYKTREITDKPSLATLRKPFEYLDSNAAIALLCSATGEERQALAQRQLPLRLHNQARELGFANQSVLAFQGFDWPSPLPTPTERLVLNTLKVHSDTFARLRIEIREQAVTGRVLCEAGPATAETTRVLIRKARGYAVLDPTTSRPSALIDLYEAILQALPADRRDALGVQTGEGETLKQWLKQRVASMAERRKVLAQPPVPMVQGRETSRLLGGPAASRCSASPARTHTEHARQTLQLLFPGLSEARMNRFLQEIPQAQLRTTLNTLVVEKQQLHVDLMNWQNSVILGITDAADNHEVRVSRKHLAHLIMRCWGDRFAEYTDGRGAVQQGAALNFKGLRLPPRLPTLSASFEHVTFLDASQCGFGERHSDFLKHFPSLRGLNLADNRLTQVPQALEQMRFLKALKLAGNRLALTTDDVARLKKMRRLKSLDLSNNPLTLAPDISHMPGLRLLYLSGTHLATWPEGLFAHPRNDAFVLDLRGTRINRLPEVAAGSPQGRVVARARLDRRTLRDEQRLRYEDLRMAAGLDPNRTYEPLGHNAFWMQGLQGADLQDAQALWQAVEQEQGSQGFFEVIEALEIEGIFETDADRQRYTVNRPLLTQQVWRLLWAAYDDTELRERLFKMASFPGLCPDAGAQIFNEMGIEVMVSEIRRDTATAAELESCLVTLAKGSAHLKQLAKAVGQEIARRLRPVAEGGLGQRFRSQVRDGVPGEVDEVDIHLAYQTALASRLDLPWLNDHMLYRVNAAVSAVQIEQAYSAVLALDEGDGLVNQMLLEPWWEQHLRDTYDSQYRDNEREYGERFLALDDLQTAQAQWANAQALPEPERERLRASLKQLAEAVQVPESVVFTDDPLDDAHYNRLLNDLGYNEQEWMRRLTRRALNEATGRRNRSR is encoded by the coding sequence ATGCCTACCGATTCCTGCGCCCTGCCGTTCCAGGGCCGTCATTTCGAGTTGATCCAGAACGCATTGCCCGCTTGGGTAAAGGGCACCACAGCGGCGCGAATTGGCGCGCTCAAACGCCAGGGTCTTCCATCTGCGGCGCCTTACCCCGATACCTCGCCGGCGCAGCACGTGTCACTCAAGCGCGCCGTGGCTGACCATTGGCACGCCCAGGCGCCGCTGGACAAACGCCTGGGCCCGCTCAACGACTTGCGCGCCTTTGCCGAGCCGCTGCTCAAGCGAGCGCTGTTCACGCACTACGGCGAGGTCGATGTGCGCAACACCTGGCTGCGGGTGTACGTAGACGGCTCCAATGCCTGGTGGGTGATTGACGTCAGCCGAGGCGTACAGAGCAAAACCCTGTCGTTGCTGGACATGGCCCTGCATAACTTCGCCGCCGGCGACACCTTCGTCGACCACGCCTTCCTGGGCCCGGAAGACGCCCGTGGGCAGCGCGACAGCCTGTCGATACGGGGCCGGCCCGGTGGGCCGCTACTCACGGCGCAGCGCTTCAAGGCCGTGTGTCGGTCCCTGGACATCGGCGGCCTTTACCAGGCCCGCCTTCAAGCCGCGCTGGGGTTCGATCAGCCGGCGCTGGCCCGCACCGTGCGCGACGAAGTGGTCAGCCAGCTCAAGGCGGATTTGCGCAGCAGTGCCCATCTGGGCTTGCACAGCGGTCATCTGGCAAACGACGCCCATCACGCGTTGCTGAGGTTCATCGCCACGCCGCTCGGCCTGTCACTCGATGGCCACACCTTGAAGTGTCACACCCTGAGCCTGGCAGGCTGCCAACTGAGCGGGATTGTGCTGTTCGCCACGCCTGCAGAGCAGGGCTCCGCCCGTGGGCGGCTGATTGCCTGGGTGCCCCAGGACCCCGAGCATCCGCTCAAGCAGTACCCTTCGCCGATTGCCTTCGTCGAAGAGCTGACGCGTCAATTGCACAGCGGCCCGGCGTATCAGGCGTTTTTCAGTCAATTTGTGGCGCACGCCGAGCGCGGCGTGTTTTTCTCGCGGTTGCAGTCGCGTGCACACCTGCCATTGCGCCTGCTGGACATTGACCGGGATTACCCCAACCGCGCCGCCGACCCGGCGCGAGACGACCCGTGGAACTACCTGCACCGGGTCAAGCTCAACAAGATCGTCAACGACGCCCGCGAGCTGGCGGTATCCACTGCCTACGTCGACCGGCTGGCCCGCTGGGCCTGGTGGGACAACCTCGAGCAGATACTCTCGGACGTCCTCAATGCGGCCTTGCTGGTGGTCACTCCTTTTGTGCCGGTGGTGGGCCAATTGATGCTGGCCTACAGCGCCTATCAACTGTGCGACGACGTGTTTGAAGGCCTCCTCGATTGGGCCCAGGGCAATGCACAGGAGGCTGGCGAGCATGTGTTGGGAGTGGCTGAAAACCTGATTCAGCTCGCCTTGTTTGCCGGTGCGGGAAAAATCGGCGAGGTCGCGCGCCTCAAACTGTCGGCGTTCGTCGAAGGCCTGCACCCGGTGCAACAGGCTGACGGCACGCTCAAACTGTGGAACCCGGACCTTGCACCCTACGCCCAATCCAGCACCCAGGGGCCCACGGACAAAACCCTGTTGCCGCTGGAGGACCGGCATTATCACGTGCGCCACGATGCCAGGGCCGACGAGCACCGCGTGGTGCACCCGACGCGTGAACAGGCGTATCAGCCCTGGGTGAGGTTCAATGCCGACGGCGCGTTTTTGCACGAGGGCGAACAGCCGCAACGCTGGGACAGCCAGACCCTGATGCGCCGAATTGGCCCGCGCGTACAAGACTTCAGCGACCAGCAACTGGCCGACTTGCGCATCGCCAGCGGCACCGATGAGGACGTGCTGCGCGCGATGCACCTCTACAACCAGCCGCTGCCGCCGCTGTTGGCCGCCAGCCTTGGCCGCCTTGGAGCCCAGCGCTATCCCGAAGCCATCAGTCGTAAGGTTCGTGCAGGCGCGCCGCTGCCAAACGGGCCTTCATCGGATTGGTTCCCACAGCTCATCACCGAGCTGCCCGGCTGGCCACAGGACCACGCCCTGAAGGTGTGCCTCAATGATGATCTGTCCGGACCGGCGCTTACCTTCGGCAACGTTAACGCGACCCAGGCCAGGACGCTGACCTTGAGCCTGTCTCAGACGCTGTCCGGGACCCTGCCTGAACAGGTGCTGGCTTTTCTCGACGACGCCGCGCTACGCAACATGCTCAACGGCGATGTCCCCAAGGACCTTCGGCTCACCACCCTGCGCGATCAATTGGCCGACCGGGTGCTCAGCAACGCCCCCGAGATTGCCGACAAGGTCTACAAGACCCGGGAAATCACCGACAAGCCGAGCCTTGCAACCCTGCGCAAGCCCTTCGAGTACCTGGACTCCAACGCCGCCATTGCCCTGCTCTGCAGCGCCACCGGCGAAGAACGCCAGGCGCTCGCCCAACGACAACTGCCGCTGCGCCTGCATAACCAGGCGCGTGAATTGGGGTTTGCCAACCAATCGGTGCTGGCCTTTCAAGGGTTTGACTGGCCTTCGCCGCTGCCGACCCCGACCGAGAGACTGGTGCTCAACACCTTGAAGGTTCACAGCGACACGTTTGCTCGGTTGCGCATCGAAATCCGCGAACAGGCGGTAACCGGTCGCGTGCTGTGTGAGGCCGGGCCGGCGACAGCCGAGACCACACGCGTGCTGATTCGCAAGGCGCGCGGTTATGCGGTACTCGACCCGACGACTTCACGGCCGTCAGCGCTCATCGACCTTTACGAGGCGATCCTGCAAGCCCTGCCCGCTGACCGGCGCGACGCATTGGGTGTGCAAACGGGCGAAGGTGAAACGCTCAAGCAATGGCTCAAACAGCGCGTGGCGTCCATGGCCGAGCGCCGCAAAGTCCTCGCGCAACCGCCCGTGCCGATGGTCCAGGGCCGCGAAACCAGCCGCCTGCTGGGTGGGCCGGCGGCCAGCCGCTGCTCCGCGTCACCCGCGCGAACCCACACCGAGCACGCCCGGCAAACCCTGCAACTGTTGTTCCCAGGCTTGAGCGAAGCGCGCATGAACCGATTTCTGCAGGAGATTCCCCAGGCACAACTGCGCACTACCCTGAACACGCTGGTGGTGGAAAAACAGCAACTGCATGTGGACCTGATGAACTGGCAGAACTCCGTCATCCTCGGCATCACCGACGCCGCCGATAATCACGAAGTACGGGTGTCCAGAAAGCACCTGGCCCACCTGATCATGCGCTGCTGGGGTGACCGGTTTGCTGAATACACGGACGGCCGCGGCGCTGTCCAGCAAGGCGCCGCACTCAACTTCAAGGGCTTGCGCCTGCCGCCCAGGCTCCCCACGCTGAGCGCCAGTTTCGAACACGTGACATTTCTGGACGCCAGCCAGTGCGGCTTCGGCGAGCGCCACAGTGACTTCCTCAAGCACTTCCCTTCCTTGCGTGGCCTCAACCTGGCTGACAATCGCCTCACGCAGGTGCCTCAGGCGCTGGAACAGATGCGTTTTCTCAAGGCGTTAAAACTGGCAGGCAATAGACTTGCACTGACGACGGACGACGTGGCGCGGTTAAAAAAAATGCGGCGCCTGAAGAGCCTCGACTTGAGCAACAACCCATTGACGCTGGCGCCCGACATCAGCCATATGCCCGGGTTGCGCCTGCTTTACCTGAGCGGCACGCACCTGGCTACCTGGCCCGAAGGGTTGTTCGCACACCCGCGCAATGACGCCTTTGTACTCGACCTGCGCGGCACCCGGATCAACCGCCTGCCCGAGGTCGCAGCCGGTTCCCCGCAGGGCAGAGTGGTGGCCCGCGCACGCCTGGATCGGCGCACCCTGAGGGACGAGCAACGCCTGCGCTATGAAGATTTGCGCATGGCCGCAGGCCTTGATCCCAACCGCACGTATGAGCCGCTTGGTCACAACGCGTTCTGGATGCAGGGCCTGCAAGGCGCCGACCTTCAGGACGCTCAAGCCCTGTGGCAAGCGGTGGAGCAGGAACAGGGTTCCCAGGGCTTTTTTGAAGTCATTGAAGCGCTGGAGATCGAGGGCATTTTTGAAACTGACGCCGATCGCCAACGCTACACCGTCAACCGCCCACTGCTGACCCAGCAGGTATGGCGCCTGCTGTGGGCGGCCTATGACGATACCGAGCTGCGTGAGCGCCTGTTCAAGATGGCCAGTTTTCCCGGCCTGTGCCCGGATGCCGGGGCGCAGATTTTCAATGAAATGGGGATCGAGGTCATGGTCAGCGAGATCCGCCGGGATACCGCAACCGCCGCCGAGCTGGAAAGCTGCCTCGTCACGCTGGCCAAAGGCAGCGCCCACCTCAAACAACTGGCGAAGGCCGTGGGCCAGGAAATCGCCCGACGCCTGCGCCCGGTGGCCGAGGGCGGGCTTGGGCAGCGGTTCAGATCGCAAGTGCGCGACGGGGTGCCCGGCGAGGTTGATGAGGTGGACATTCACCTGGCCTACCAAACCGCCCTCGCCAGCCGTCTTGACCTGCCCTGGCTGAATGATCACATGCTTTACCGGGTCAACGCGGCGGTCAGCGCCGTCCAGATCGAGCAAGCCTACAGCGCGGTGCTGGCGCTGGATGAAGGCGACGGACTGGTCAACCAGATGCTGCTCGAACCCTGGTGGGAACAGCACCTGCGTGACACTTACGACAGCCAGTACCGTGACAACGAGCGTGAGTACGGCGAGCGCTTCCTGGCGCTGGATGATCTGCAAACAGCGCAGGCGCAATGGGCCAATGCCCAGGCGTTGCCGGAGCCCGAACGCGAGCGCCTGCGCGCATCGCTCAAGCAATTGGCCGAGGCGGTGCAGGTGCCCGAAAGCGTGGTGTTCACCGACGACCCCTTGGACGACGCGCACTACAACCGCCTGCTCAACGACCTGGGCTACAACGAACAGGAATGGATGCGCCGTCTGACGCGCCGGGCGCTCAACGAGGCGACGGGGCGCCGCAACCGTTCCCGATGA